The following are encoded together in the Glycine soja cultivar W05 chromosome 5, ASM419377v2, whole genome shotgun sequence genome:
- the LOC114411207 gene encoding verprolin-like, with the protein MASRKRARAEDIPSSSNPPPPTVTMEPDGLQAQPIVPMLQSLFRGQLIIVYNQQQLAHNKPIVSMEQFLDKVAWPEAQLPLGRSSEVVPPSPIPTWTEPAPGESQPPVGDPQASPEVEILPPPPAPPAPPLILIPDDSDNEVAAPPDSPAYYLEDGSDFFD; encoded by the coding sequence ATGGCCTCAAGAAAGAGAGCAAGAGCTGAAGACATTCCTTCATCATCCAACCCACCTCCTCCAACAGTAACCATGGAACCAGATGGCCTACAAGCACAACCTATAGTTCCTATGTTGCAAAGCCTATTCCGGGGGCAGCTGATTATTGTCTACAACCAGCAGCAGTTGGCTCATAACAAGCCAATAGTATCCATGGAGCAATTTTTAGATAAAGTGGCCTGGCCTGAAGCTCAGCTGCCGTTAGGAAGATCTTCCGAGGTTGTGCCCCCTAGTCCCATACCAACATGGACAGAGCCTGCACCAGGTGAGTCGCAACCACCAGTAGGAGACCCACAGGCTTCCCCGGAGGTTGAGATTCTACCACCTCCACCAGCTCCACCGGCACCACCTTTGATACTCATTCCTGATGACTCAGATAACGAAGTTGCAGCTCCTCCTGACTCACCAGCCTATTACCTAGAGGATGGTTCGGACTTTTTTGACTAG